Genomic DNA from Haemorhous mexicanus isolate bHaeMex1 chromosome 20, bHaeMex1.pri, whole genome shotgun sequence:
AAAAAATAAGCACACTGtacaaagagcagcagagatatAATTTAAACATGCATCCAGCTACAAACCATATATACAGAGAAACAGCCTATACAAACAGAACAGGACCATTTATTACATTACAATTCTGGTGGAGTTTTTGGAGGAAATCACAGCAGATGAACAAAATCAGACCGAAGGAGGTGGATGTTGGTTCTGAAAGTAATCTGGTTTAAATGTCACACAACACCCCCACCTTTCTCCAGCACACACATCTAGTACACTTCCAGCTACACACAGCTCTTCCCACGACTCCTGGACTCCCTTCCTGTACAGAGGTAGATTTCTGTCGATGTTCTGATATTGCACCACAGTAAAGATGGTTCTTACCACAAGGAACAACTTGCAAAGGCTAATTTCTATAATTCATGGGCATAATCTCATTGTGGGCATTCAGGCAGTGCAGTAAATAAATTCATTTGCACTTGAAAGAAAACCTCCCTCCAAGTGCAATGGTTTGTTATTTAGGTGGAGGTCCAATGGAAAGCTGCAACTTTGAACAGCTTCACATTAAGAGAGCTGTTTGCTGTCTCTCTCCTTTTCAGCCTCCCTGGTCTAGCCAATGCCAGCTCTTGCCCTGCCTCCCCTGATGCTTCATCCCATTCCACTGTGTCCAGGTTAAATGTGCATATTAAACACTCACAGGTTTTTGCAGGATTTCTTACTCATACAAGCAGTAGTAATATTGAAGAAATTTGCAAGAAGATTGATTCAAACTGCATGAAATGGTTAAAAAAGCCCATCCACACTCAGGCTGCATAAGGAAAGCTAGAACTTTGCTAGCTTCAAACAGCCATTAATTGTGAACAGATCTGATGCTATCAGGAAAATCTGAAGAAGTCTGGCAGGagtcttaatttcttttgtccatCTCATTCTCGAATAACTCTCTGAAAACTGGGGAAGTTGCAGACAAGCTGAATGGCAGTACCACTTCACAATGTCTGATAAATGAACCTCTATAGCATATTTATAAAAGTAAGTGCATCAAAAATCATGATGCCAACATGCCATAACTCTGACGAGCTCACAAGCATTGCTCAGTATTTTTTCTCAGAGGCACCCCAGGAAGTTATTTTTTGCAGAAGTCTTTCAACATGGAGACAAATGAAAGAACAATCTGGGCATGTTCCACTCTCAGAGAGAAGCCAAAGCAAGCACCACCACTACACCTGGCTGCAAGCTTGGCAGAAAACTTACATGGGAAGAAAGTTCTCTTTTTGTACCAACCAACCTATTTGGAACTATTTTAAATGAACCATTTAGCATCAGCTTCCCAGATTCAGTTTCTGTGAAGCACTCTGTGACACTACATCAGTAAGAAAGTGTGGCTAGTTTGGAACTGAGTACTTTTTGCTGAATTATGGATGCAAGGCTTACAGAAATTCATGACATCTCTCCACATACTCACTTGTCCTTTAAAAGGGCCTTTTCCTTACCAAGGTAAGCAAGTCCCAAGTTACTTCACACCAACTGCATCAATACTGAAATTCCTGTGTTGACAGGGACTGCAGACCTAGAAATAAAATCATCTCACCCTCTTGGAGGAGCCCATTTCGTGCAGTGAACCTTCACTTCAGGGAGTAACTTGATCAGGAATTCCACTCCCTGTTCCTGGCAGAAAGGGCTCGTGTACCTTGAAGATCAGGCTTTAGAATGAAGGAATCCACTGTATGCAGGAAATGACAAACAGTAAAAGTTCAATGACAGTGGCAGGAAGCAGGGCTTTTGGAGCCTTGTCTGGTTTTGCAAAGCAATGCTTCTTCCCAAAACaagccccagctgggcagagcctcACTGAGCCAACTGCACAGaggctcccagtgctgccctgcagccccagcactgctctgcagtggtTACCATTTGATGTCCAAGCTGCTCGTGCTTTGATTTACTGCACTGTAGGTGGTGTGCAGAGTGTCCTGGACCTTCTTGGAGTCCACGCCCTCCAGCCAGTCCTGGTACATCCTCTGCACATGCAGGTTGGTTTCTGGCAGCCTGACAGGAATGGCAGTGTACACCTCTTCCATCTGGGCAAGCAGGGCTCTGTCTGGTTTGCCATCCTCGGTCTGGGCCTGGCCCTTTCCATTGAGGCagccttaggaaaaaaaataaattaaaaagatgGAAGGTGATGGAGATTTGATATGAAAAGAAAGTCTCTGTTAACTCAGAATGCTTTTTCACACTTCTTTAAaggaagcttttttttaaaacttcctcCCACGCTGTTACAATTTGTATTTACCTAAAGTGACTCCAATATCAACTTCATCTTAATGGAAATGAGGTTTCCATATCACAAATCTTTCTCTGCATTCTCCATGGTTTTATGATCCTAATTATGTTCCTTGTCTTTTCTTGCCCTTGACAACCACCACTTCAGAGCATCCTCTGAGGTCTGGCAGTGCAGTGCTGGCACTTATTTATAGGTCAGAAGAGAACAAATCACATCGTGACTAATTTTAGAAAACTCAATCATTTTTTGAGCCAACCCTGCACCTGTAATTGGTGTTTTGGACCCTTCAATAAACAGTGGGATTTTAGATTATTAAGAAGAGACTTAAGAGGGAGTGAAATCAAGTGCCTGCCTGTAAGCAGCTTTCCTTTGAGATTCAAGATACACATGCAGAACAACTGTGGATCCACAGTTATTTTTACCTCCTGGGCAGGCAAGGACTTCTACAAAATGGTAgaaaaactttccttttttcaacTTCAGGACCATGTTTTGGATATTCCTGAAGCCATAAGCTGCTGCAAAACGCAGCACTGTCTCCCCATCCTTTTCAAGGGTAACTTCTTGAAAGTCCTTGTTCCTGTCAAGACACAGAGAGAACATTTTAAccccctgcattcccagaagAACAACCCAACTGTGCCAGTTTGTATTCAGATgctccacagggagcaggacaACTGTAACAGTGAGATCAAGGTGAACTCTTCCACTTTCTAAACTGAGTTAAGCAGAAGTTGGGGTGGAATCTTTGTAGTAGAATTCTACTTAATTTTTAAGTGCAGgtaaggttttaataaaatgagtaccagcaggagctgctttacAGTGAGACCTGCAGGTTTGAGCAGGTTTATAGCCTGAACTGCCTCTCAGACCAGGTCAGCAGtacctgctgtcactgcagcaccaCCCAAAGCAGGGGGAgttcctgggctgcaggaagcagttCTTGCCAATGCCCCAAGGCTCTCAGGGGCATCTGCACAAAACCCTCAAGAAAATGCTTTAACTTTTGGTCAAAGTGCTCAGGCAGTTGGAGCAAGTGACTGCTGTGGGTCCCATCCAGCTGGAAATTCCCTCTTCTGTTCTAGCTCACCCAGTCTACAAAACAAGGACACAAAAGTGTAACTTACTTTAGTGCTTTGTAGGTTATCTCCTTGACATCCACGCCAAAAAGCTCCTTTGCAGCATGTTTAAAAATGTGCTCCAGGTAACCATCAGATCTCTTGCCATCATGCCTTACTACATCTCCCTCCTTTAAGTCATCAAACCTTAGGGAAGAACAAAATGGAAGATCAACTCCAAAAATTTCATTCTTTCACTTCAATAAAGTAGTGTGTTTCTCCTTTTTGTAGCACTGAGAACACATTACAGTTTTATTTATTACAgcttaaaaaatgtaaattactCAGGACAGCAGTGAgatgatgaaaaaaatcaatttaaaaaaaagatgcagGGCTTTCCATGTTGAGAATTATCAAGCAACAGTAATTTATAAGAATGCACCTTCATCACAATCTGAAGATTTTGTTAACAACCATTTACTGCTCAAGAGCCATTTTGGGGgagaattatttaaataaaattatttaaataaatggtCATTTTTTGAGAGAATAATGTGTGAGAATACAAAACTCCTTCAGAAGTTACAAGTCTTTGCTGACAGTTCTCCTGCTTTAGGAACTGTTTGTCACAGTCTGTAACACTGTGCCAATAAAACCACACCAGATCAGTAAAGCTGCAACCAGGTTAGAACAGTGTACACTGAAAATAAGTGCTACACTGTGGTTCAGGAGAGAAAATGGGAGATCATATCCCAAGGGCATCTCCTGGAAGTTCACCTCTCCCCATTTAAAAGCAGCTCTGAAGAGCCCACATTCATACAACTGTTTTAATACCCAGCACTTTATCACAaattgctgctgtgctggggcttgTTTTAAGAGCATGACTTCCAGTTGTTTCAATTTCTCTGCAAGATCTACTTTTAAGACCACAGAAGAGCAAGAATTTATGTCATTAGGTCTCACAGTTGAACCAGTATTTTCAGATTggtccttttaaaaattaacattattTTCCAACACAAATTGAGGGCACTTGGCtcgttcagcctggaggagactgaggccAGACCTCACCAGgatctgcagctgctcctgagggacagctctggtctctgctctgtgaggaacggctggagctgtgccaggggaggttgggtTGGATCTCAGGGAAGGTTtctcccccagagggtgctgggcactgcccaggctccccagggaatgggcacagccctgaggctgcctgggatgcccagggtggggttgttggggtgtctgagcagggccaggggctgcactgggtgatccttgtgggctccttccagctgaggacattctctgattctataaATTGAGCTAATGAACCAGCACTAATGAACAGCTTGGCCTTTCACTGGACAGGCTGATACAGAATTGAAAGCCTGTCTCTGTGTGATCCTGACACAGAATTACATGAGTGTCTCTGTGATTATTCCTGCAAGAACTTTATTCATTCTCATTCTGTGTGACAATCTCAGGTAGAAGCAATCAAAGGAGCTGCACTACAAACACAGCTGTGAACATGTTCCCACTGACCCACTCAAATTTCTCCCCTCTAGGTCCAAGCAGGATTCTAGCTGGAactgaaaaggatttttcaaaaCTTCCAGAGCTTTCTGTTTTGTGCAAGACAGCACGTTCAGTGCTCCACTAGCAGCCCTCTGGAAAGGTACCAAGGAACATCTGTCACAGCTGAACAAAGATCAGGGAGAGCAGCCTCTGTAACTAAGTCTGAGAATGAAACACCACACAGGCTGCTCCCTGAGCCAAGCCTAAGGGATGGAAACAAAACCTCTCCAGTGCTTTGTGTGCTTCTCATCTAAGCACAGTTCAGCTGATCTAATCTGGAAAAACTGACTGCTGTCCTCAGTATAAAAACCAATTAACTACCATTTCCTGAAAGGGTGCTGCTTCCAGCAATCCACATGAACATCTTGGGGAGTGGAAATTTACTGCCAGGATGGTGCTGTGAAAGAGAGGGGAGCCCAGAGCAGATGGTCAGCCCCAGCACTGTGTGCACAGGGCAGATCAGGCTGTTGGGCTCTACACAAAGAGCACAGAGAGCTCTGAACAgggccagcacccccagccagcCACACTGACTAGCAAGGCTTGAACTTCATACAGTCACATCTATTATTACTGCAAATAATCAATATTTatcaataaataaaaccaaataattcTTAAATATCAATGGGAGCTACACAAATCTTCAAGTCACAAATTTGAGAAGAGTTACTGTATAAGGGTCATTACCTCAAGTTATCTGCTTTGCATTTAGACAGCACATGCAGGTTTATATTATCTGTTTCATATTACTTTTATATATAGCAATGAACTTCTAAGAGaatatttttgtgggtttggtcACTATGTAAGGGTAAAGCTGTGTATACTCAGGCTTTgatgcaggtttttttctctaaaaagaaaaaaacattcttcTGAGCAGTTTTACATTTATGTTGCGTGGGAAATGGGTTTACAGAAAATTCTCAGAGGTTGACAGAAAACTGACATAGTGTACACCTGTATACAAACCTTTAAATAAGAAACACTGACTTAAAAATACCATAGAATAAAACAGACATTGTTTAGAGAGAAACTGAACTACAAACAAGTTCAAAAGATGACCTTACAAATAAGACTAGATActttagagaaagaaaactgtaaaaatgCATTGTAGTAAGACCCACAAGGAGTAATTTTAGATGACTGACTTTGAGACATTTACAACACAGTGTAGCTAAAACTGATAAACCAAGAAATGCTTATAGTGTATTATAATTAAGAAATAGCTGGCTTTTGATTGTGATAGTGTGAATTGTAACATCTGTACtgtctcacccttctcatgagactgaaaatggaataaaagtttttaaaatacctcTCAGCTGCCCCATTTCTAAGTCAAAAAAGAGCTTTATCCAACAATGCTGAATATGCTCCAACATGTCATTTGTCATCAAAACAAGGAAGCAATCCACAACAAAACTACTTACAAACTATCTACAGCCACTTCAGTCACATCTTTCATTGACacatttttctgttccattATTTGGACAATTTCACCTGTGGGAAAACACATGACATTTTACTTTCATCACAAAGCACAAGCCCCACTGTGCCTCTGTTTCAGAGATCAGCATCCCAACACCTGCATGTGCTTTGTGTCAcattctccagctcctcctaCAGCCACCTCCCTGCAGTGACTGAGAAGCCTGACAATTCCTGCCCCAAAGAAAAGGGGCCTTGAGCTTGCCCAAAAtctgctcagctcctcagcCTCTCTGTTAGGCCAGGTCTGGAAATACCCAAACTACACTGCAGGATGTTTGGACACTAAGGCTAAAGACAAGATCCTCACCAAAAGGCAACTGGTGCCATGAATGAGGAATAATTCCTAATAAAATAATGACCATAGACAAGCCAGACAATTGTTTTAAATATGGATTTGCATAACTTTTACCTTCTTTAGCAGGCTGTCAAAATACCAGATTTTTTTAGATGAATAGCAACTTAGAAGGAAAGGATGTGTCACTCTGCCTTCCCTGTGCAGTACCTGTACTACCAGGAGCACAAAAATATGTActcatttttaaagcagataAAAGTCAACCTTATGACTAAAGCAGACttgaaaaaagcaaattctgGCAAAAAGGCTATTCTAAAAATGGTGATTCacttatatatttatagatgaTAAGTTTAAAAAAGTTAACCTGATGTCAGGACACAATCAACTTCTGCTGAATTATACAAGGCAGTGTAGAAatcttccctcagggcttcCAGCTTTTTGTCATAACAAGGTGCCACGACTACATGGAAAATTTTATCAGGAGACAAGTTCTGTGGAATACAGAAGGGAGCACATGTGAACTCCATGAAGAGCAAAAGACAGTTTGAAGGATGACAGGGACAAAAATAGTGACATAAACCTCATGCAGGCAATATCAGGAATAAGTCCCTACATTAAACTGAAAGAATGTTCACACAGATAATGATTTGCCAGAAGTCAGAAAGCATCAGCAACAAACTTCCAAAGTCAGTCTGCTGGCTGGAGTAAATTCCTTCAGACCACGTTTTCTGCAGCTTTTTGATTGCCTTAGAAAGTGAACACAAGTCAGGAGTTCAGAGTTCTGGTTTCTGGCTGTCACCCACTCACTTTCACCCAGAGCAAGCCCTTCAGAATTTGTCTATCCATGTGCAGACAGCAACCCTGCCCTACAGGACGTGCCTGGGGTTCCTTTTAGATATAGCATGTAAAGAACAGCAATTTTTTCAACATACAAAACTGAGGAGATAAGAAGGTTAGCTCCAAGGACACAATGCTTTTATTGAGCTCAGGTAACAGGGCAATTTCCACATTATTCTCCTCCACTCCTGTTTTGGCTGTGCTGTAGAACTACACAGGCAGCATTTCACAAAAAACCCCTTTAACTGCTATGGATTTAACTTTACCCATAAATATCTAAATCCATGTTGCACTGGGGGTGCAAGGACTGCTGCCAGTTCATACTGCACTGCATGAAACGAGGTGCTTTGAACATTCTTCTCCTCATGGACACTTGTACAGCACAGAGCACCATTTCTTCTTCACACAAAGGACAAATATAATACACTAAGATCTGTATCTCAGGATTAAAGCCCATCTGCTCTATTTAGAAGAATATAatggtaaaaataaatataatggtaaaaaataaattacttacCTGCTGCCTGGCAAAGTAGCCCTTCACTAGGGAGCCCATGATCTGCTGTGGAGACTTTGCAGTGCAGATGTGAGAGGTGACCAGGTTGGTGAGTACCCTTTCAGCATAACGGATCCAACCTGGAGCCACAAGAAAATTACAGGCACAGAGGAGGGAGCCATGAGCACAGCAAAGGACAGCAGTCACACAACACATCCTGGAAATGATGCACCTTCACCACAGGGAGGACATGGCTGTGTAGGCTGGAAGCCCCACCGTGGGAGCCACAGGAAACCTCAGGGCTCTGTTAATAATGCTTTAGTCAATAATTCACTGTGCCAGGAATTCTAGACCAAGGTCCACTGTGAACTTCATGACCCGTTGCCCTTCCTCATGCAGAGATTTAACAAAGCAGAAAGAACAAGACCCCAGGTAACAGAAATTTGACCTTCTAGACCTCAGCCCTTGGATCACCACATTCTACAACAAATGCACTGTTTGGCTGCTTAACTGTAACCTGGTGCTCCCTGAGATTTCATATCCCTGCACCCAGCCTGCTCCCCCAGAACAGAAGAGTCACATGAAAGCACTATTACAAGATGCACATGGATTAAGCCTAggaaaaaatggctttttttacTATTGTTAGAGTAGCCACACCTTCAGAAACACCCCCACACTCACAGGAGCCACCTGAAATCTCTCTGTATGCAACACTGTCCTCAGTTTCTCAGGAATCCCCTCTCCCACCAGACCCCTTCAGCATTCCAGCTGGGGCAAGCTGTGGATAGCCACAGCACCCCAacatccagagctgctgtaTTATGCCCCCAGTAAATGAACAAATCAAGGTATTTAGGGTGTGCAATTCTTTCttgggctctgcagctctcagtgAAAAGCCCAGAATCCTTCACAGCAAGGGTTTGGAGCTTTATTCATCTACATGACACCTACACTGTGCAGCAGAGTTAGGCCCAGCCTTCAAGGCAGGTGTGTTGCTTTTGGTGCTAAGGAATGGTGAAGAAAGATCATGTTTTGTCTTCATGCAAATCTGTGATTACATGAAAGAGAGAAACTGCTGAGCAGTACATGCTGCCCAGGAAGGGGAAAAGCTGGAGGTTAACTTTTGAGCTTGAAAGTACCACTTCTGTGGTAAAAACACCTGGTGCTGTTTAAGTCAGAACAATACCACaaatgccagcagcagcacaaaactGGGATGGAAGCAAGTTCAGATGATGTCTCTCTGTAGCAGAGAAATAGTTTTCCTGGTGTAATAAGATTTTACTGATGAAAATGAGAAAGTGCTAAGTATTAGGAAAACCCAAGGATCCTCCAGCTGTTTAAATATTCCCAATTCTTGTTTTGACAGACTTCAAGCTGGTTTCCACAAAAACCTCAAAGGCACACACCATCTTCAACAAGCATTCATTTCTGCTGTAGGAAAAGCTGAGGACCATTGATTTTATCTGTTAGGACTGTACTGAATTGCAAGGCTGAACTGGAAGTTTGCCTAATGTCCACCTTTAACTGGGACTTCAAGTCCAAGACATTACCTacaaaaaagctgaatttattGGAGCTTGGTAAAAAGCTGTATTAGCATATTCTGCATGACAGGTACATCCTAGTGCTTAAAGGGCTTTAGTCTCAAGTGCTGtccaaacagaacaaaaactgCTTCAAACACAACAAGGACAGGTTTTAAAATACTTGTGCTCACCATTAATCACCCCAGCACTCCTGCTATGAGGCTGGTTCTTATAATTGGAATATTTTTGATATTGTAGTCATGACCTATAAGGAAATTTCACTAAATCCCAGATTTCTGACAGGTATTGTCTGAAGCAATTCCCTAAATTATTTCTGTCCTTGCAGTGGATGGAACAAGTGtctcacagctgcagctcccaaagATCATTAGTCTCATTAGTCACTGGTTAATTGTACAGGCAGCCTGGGTGAGAGCATTTATCTGCACCACACACCcactgctgtgtgtgcccccTCACCACAgggctgaactgcagaggcacagggaaggaaaacCTCAGACCCCCCATTCTTAGGTCAGGGAACACCAGCACTCACCCAGCCCTACACCCTTCAGAAATTCATTGGGATTCTTGGCCATTTGCTGGCTTGTGTTGTCATCAAAGAGCAAGAAAGCATTACAAATTACCAGATAAATCCCTGCAGCTGTAGCTCAGACCATGTTATTTTTGGTGGTTTCTTGTGAGATCATGAAGATGCATGTATGCATCTGTAGGAAATCCAAAAACTAAGCAAATTTTTGCTAGTGTAAAACCTCAttcctggaaaaggaaattCACTGACTGGGACAAAAGCATCAGAATCCTCAATACTTATGatcttcctgctgcttctgccccATTGGCTTTTCTGGGAGGACACAGAGGTTGGCAGTGCCTTAAAACCACCAGATTTTCCAGAGCAAATGCTTCATGTTGCTCACCAGCTTAGTACATTAAGGAAGGGAAGTGATTCTTTGGAGATATTACATACTCTCAGTAGTAACACTGCTGTTCTTTCAACAGGAAAACCCAAAGATGAGCTCAGTTTctccccagagagcagcaggaggtgaaGAATTAAGACAGGGACAAGAGAACAGCTTTTCTCAGGTTCTGGACTGTGCAGGCTCTGCTCTTTGCTCATGGCAGATGTCAcaccccagcctgctgcagagggTGATAGGTCTGTGCAAAGCCACACACCAAGATAAAAAGAGAGCAAAGCATTTCTACTCGAGTTCACATTGACCTTGCATCTACTATATAAAAACCATTTTGTGCTGAATACCCCAGTAAACAACATCTCTGGGACAAATTTATGTCATCTGGGGGtagaaagaggaaggagaaaaatgaacagaaaatgcACAGAGACAAATAAGGACAGGAAACACAGTGAACAACCTCACTTGTAAGATGACTAATCAGGATTTTTGCTTTCTCTAATTGCTGACAAAGAAACATACCATGTTTTCATACCATCAAAATGGATTTACAGTGATATTCTGGGTTAGTTTCCCAGAAATGGAAAGCACCCATGCTGCTGCTACCATTTCTATCACAGCAGAGAGCTGACACcaaaagcagcactgacaccAAAAACTGTCTTGTGCTGACCACACAAGGACAAGGAAAGTGCTCCCTTAACTATTTTTAAGTATTtccactgagagcagcagataATGTGAGCTCTGTTTCCAGatgaaacaaatttaaattatCTCAGAAATTCTAAAAGAAATCCTCAGGTTTTGAATTTTACCGAAAGCAAATACAAGACAACAAAACTAACTAACAGGGGTGTTTCAGCTGCACAggttttacatgaaaaaaagcaatataTGATATGTCTGCTCCTGAAGATAAGAGGTTACACTAAGATaacagtaacagaaaaaaaagagacatgTTTTTAATACATATATGTAGTAGTTAAAGCATAACCCAGATATTTTCACTACAAAATGCatagaacaaacaaaaatacaagtATAATTCAAACAGCAGTATTTAAACTTCAAATCAATAACAAAAGCAGATTCTGGGGATCACTGCAACTCATCACTACTCTAACATTTCTTTAATAAATGCAATCCACTTGAGTTATTTCAAAGCTAGCAAGaagtattttagtatttttatcAGCCTTTTGAAAAGCAACACTATGAACTTGAGGGTGAAGTTGATGAGGGTGTTAGGCAAAGGAGTTACTGCTACCTCCTTCTTGATACTTCTTTTTAGGAATGTGACTTTTTACTTGAATTGAAATGGTGATGTGATAACAATGGGAAAAGTAAGCAGTGACTGCATGTTCTGCATCTTCTGAGCTGGTACAAGTGCAGGTTCTGCTCATACAGAACACATCCTGAGGTGTAAGGTGCTCAGAACTGAGACACTCAGTGATTCAAGTCTGTGACATTTCATGTGAGAATTACTTTCCAAGTGTCAGACATATCCATCTCACAGTCATCACAAGCAATGTCACTTGCTACTTTCCCCTAGGCTTAAATGGCAAGTTCTAAACTTTGCTTAAGGTTACAGAGGTTGTGGTTTAATTCTATCAAAATTCCTTTAAGATTCTTTTCAATGAGGAAATGCCCAGTTAAACACTGAGGTCTGAGCACACAAGAAGCACCCACTAAACTCCTCCATTCCAGTTCTGATTCACAATTCCAAGCACTGAAATGCACTCAGGATGACCAGTCATACTGGGAACAAACActgtgtgctgtgtgcttgGTGTCCCTCAAAAGCAAATCAAAAATGCTTTAATTATCTAAGGCTCCCAAAGGAAGCCACCCTTTCCTCAGCTCCTTGGTGGCTCCAgttggaagggaaggaaggatggataTGGCAGTTCTCACCAGGGCAAGCAGAGGCAAACATTGGTAAGGCATGTTCCTCCTGGTTCCTCCGTTGGTACCGCTGCACAAATTCCCTCTGGCTCTCCAGGATACTGAAATCTGCAGCTATGGTGGTGTCAAACACATAATGCACCCCTAGGGAAGCAAGCAGAAAGGAACAGGGAATCACTAAAATGTTTTCCACCTCAAAAACCCCTTTCAAAGTTCCAGGCCTATGAAAAATCTTGAAGGATCAACAGGTATATTCCTTCCCCTCTGCACATTTGCACAAACAGCAGAGTCATAAATAAAAGCTATACACTGCAAAAACATCTTCTACATCCTGAGTTGAAAAGGACCACCAAGAGGctactgctgccagcagcactgcaaacattctctgcttccttctgaGCACTTTGCATCTGTCACTTCTAGCTCAAGTGAACAGGATGTCACGACTCCTGGCTGACATGCAGTGACTCTTGCAAAGGAATGTTCTTTTCAAGACATGCTGAAGTCACAAAAAAATCATATCCAGCTAAGAGGCATATCTGCCATTGCTCAAGTTGTTTGCAGAGCTACAGGAGCATATCACCACCAGAGCAGAGACCTTCTGGCTGCTCACTTGGCAACACACTCCCTATGAGCCCACGTAACACTGAGCACATCCCCACAGAAGTGAGGCTAGATAATGAATGCATTCTAGGAAAACTGGGGCCCACCAGGACTCAGGAATGCTTTGAGATGAAGAATATACACTGGGTACAGAGATGCATcagaaaaaacatgaaaaatgaatatatatagatacagacagaaggaaaCAGTTTATAGGTTTATTAATGTCCTTTTCAAGtaaactttaaaaatcccaGACTTACCAGGAAAGTGGCTATTGCTTTTTATCTAAAACTCTATATATAATGACCAAAGGAAGTATAGCTTTGACATAATACAAATACAACAGTTCTTGTAATTTCAAATTACAGGAAAAAGACAGAACTGAGACTCTCCTAGAGATACAATGTGTCAAAAGGACTGACAGGAACTTCAAAAAAGAATTACCTTCTCCCTCAAGTTTTACAATAATGGGAAGCTTGTGACTAAGCCCTCCCTGATTTCTTGGTAGCTAAGGTTTTGGAGGCAGCTCTACAATGTCCTTCTGTTCTGTGACCTTTGCTGTGAGCAGAGAATGTCCCCAGTCTGTTCCTCACACTGCTGTATGTGGCACCGGTGCCTGGCTGAACTTCACAGAGCCTGGAGTTCAAACTCTGAACGAGGTTGTGCAAGGGCACTTCAGGACTGTTTAACAAAACATCGTGGAATGGAATCCCACCATTGGTTTTGCTTGGGA
This window encodes:
- the NARF gene encoding nuclear prelamin A recognition factor isoform X1, with protein sequence MTLEEGARVFQQNQKEFFRVLNLNKKCDTSKHKVLAVSLCPQSLPYFAAKFNLSVNEAAKRLCGFLKSLGVHYVFDTTIAADFSILESQREFVQRYQRRNQEEHALPMFASACPGWIRYAERVLTNLVTSHICTAKSPQQIMGSLVKGYFARQQNLSPDKIFHVVVAPCYDKKLEALREDFYTALYNSAEVDCVLTSGEIVQIMEQKNVSMKDVTEVAVDSLFDDLKEGDVVRHDGKRSDGYLEHIFKHAAKELFGVDVKEITYKALKNKDFQEVTLEKDGETVLRFAAAYGFRNIQNMVLKLKKGKFFYHFVEVLACPGGCLNGKGQAQTEDGKPDRALLAQMEEVYTAIPVRLPETNLHVQRMYQDWLEGVDSKKVQDTLHTTYSAVNQSTSSLDIKW
- the NARF gene encoding nuclear prelamin A recognition factor isoform X2; amino-acid sequence: MKCENCSKKECSKKQKNDDTQSTSVDALSSNDGSEEKNDFDTLANAKILLSDCLACDSCMTLEEGARVFQQNQKEFFRVLNLNKKCDTSKHKVLAVSLCPQSLPYFAAKFNLSVNEAAKRLCGFLKSLGVHYVFDTTIAADFSILESQREFVQRYQRRNQEEHALPMFASACPGWIRYAERVLTNLVTSHICTAKSPQQIMGSLVKGYFARQQNLSPDKIFHVVVAPCYDKKLEALREDFYTALYNSAEVDCVLTSGEIVQIMEQKNVSMKDVTEVAVDSLFDDLKEGDVVRHDGKRSDGYLEHIFKHAAKELFGVDVKEITYKALKNKDFQEVTLEKDGETVLRFAAAYGFRNIQNMVLKLKKGKFFYHFVEVLACPGGCLNGKGQAQTEDGKPDRALLAQMEEVYTAIPVRLPETNLHVQRMYQDWLEGVDSKKVQDTLHTTYSAVNQSTSSLDIKW